AGGAAATTATTTCCATGTTCCTGATGGAATATTGATTTGTAGAATGTTTCAAAGTCCGTTTTCAATTCATCCAGTTGATAAACTTCCTGTACATCATTTCTAGAATATAGTTCATTGGAGGAAACCAGCATATATGCCTGTGAAATTGTTGGAGTACCGGGTCCAAACAGGGCAAGCCCTTCCCTTCCTGATATTTTGGTAGCCAGCCTTTCAAGCCTTGCTTCTTCAAGTGTTGCAAACATTTCTTCAGGACTCTTTGCCTTTATTGGTCCGTAATTCACGCTTTCCAGGGCTCCTGCATAAATTCCCTGTATAATAGGCTCTATTGCAGAACTGATGTGAAGATTGAGAAAATTCTTTTCAGAGACCGTACCTCCCATAGGACCTCCGATTATTACAGGTGGTTGCGGGTCCATTGGTGAACGTCCGATAACATCTATTTTTTCCCGGAAACTCCCTATTTCAAGGTTTTTTGGTGTGCCAAGGGATTTAAGAATGTCCTCTTCATCAATTTTGATCGATCTGCCGGTATCTGTGCAGTATATACCCACGTCGGTCAAAAGTTCGATAGCCGCTGAAAATACCGAATCTACCATATTCATGTCATAGGGTACAAAAGATGCTTCATCATACTCTATCCCATAATCGGATGCAAGCTCTTCGCAGTTCCTGAAAACATCCATATCATGTTTCGTTTCTTTCTTTTCTTCACCATCAAATGAACTTCTTAAGTATCTGTATATATCTGACATCCATAAGGCCTCCTATACTTAAATTAGGTTTGATGGTCATATATCACTAACGATACATTGATCATGTCAGTAAACTAAATAGCAATGCAGATTAATTTAAATTATCAGCAGAATAGTTTTATCTGACAGTGATGATGGGGGCAGTTACAGGATGAATTCAGATCCTAAAAAAATTGATGGGACTATCTTTGGACTTAATGCAGAAAAAG
Above is a genomic segment from Methanosalsum zhilinae DSM 4017 containing:
- a CDS encoding monomethylamine:corrinoid methyltransferase, with translation MSDIYRYLRSSFDGEEKKETKHDMDVFRNCEELASDYGIEYDEASFVPYDMNMVDSVFSAAIELLTDVGIYCTDTGRSIKIDEEDILKSLGTPKNLEIGSFREKIDVIGRSPMDPQPPVIIGGPMGGTVSEKNFLNLHISSAIEPIIQGIYAGALESVNYGPIKAKSPEEMFATLEEARLERLATKISGREGLALFGPGTPTISQAYMLVSSNELYSRNDVQEVYQLDELKTDFETFYKSIFHQEHGNNFLSGQCPVFGGTCIGSAEGLAIVDVAETIQSRLVTGASLHASGAVHMNTNSSSAKEILWASNISSLAISRNMSHPTARYYWNLAGCCTDMMFYETAAQAIGDTVCGREMLIGPVGGRGARADQSTGLESRFMGEISRIALNMDLAEADEIIGMIYSKYEERLSNAPEGKPFDSCYIVNSGYDMRPTDEYMELYSEIITEIEEYY